Within Aliivibrio fischeri, the genomic segment GCTATTGCACAAAAACAAGATGATGAACTGGCTAATTACGCGAAAAAGCTAAGCAAAGAAGAAGCAAAGATTGATTGGACAATGGATGCAATTGCTATTGAACGCTGTGTTCGTGCTTTTAATCCATGGCCAATGAGTCACTTCTCTGTTGAAGATAAAGCCATTAAAGTATGGCAATCTCGTGTTGAAAGCTATACCGGAAATGCAACACCAGGCACCATTATCCAAGCGGATAAAACGGGCATTTATGTTGCGACAGGTTCAGATGCCATTGTCTTTGAACAACTGCAAGTACCTGGAAAAAAAGCAATGGGTGTTCAAGATATTTTGAATTCTCGCAAAGAATGGTTTGAAGTGGGTAATACCCTTAACTAATTCTTCAAAAATATAAAAAGGTGGCATAATTGCCACCTTCGTTTTTAAATGGCAAATATCGTATTTGCCTTTTTATTTTTGCCAACCATATTTTAGGTGATGACATGAACGTTCGTGCTGCGGCAGCCAAAGTTATTTATCAAGTTGTCGATCAGGGTCATTCTCTCTCTTCAGCGCTTCCAAAAGCTCAATCTGAGATCAAACCTCGTGACCAAGCTTTACTGCAAGAGATCTGCTATGGCGTACTGCGCTTTCTTCCTCGTTTAGAGTCTGTTGCTCAATCATTAATGGATAAACCATTAAAGGGAAAACAACGAGTATTCCATCATCTAATTCTTGTGGGTATTTACCAACTGAGTTTCATGCGTATTCCTGCACACGCAGCTGTAGCGGAAACCGTTGAAGGTACAAAGAATTTAAAAGGTCCAAAACTACGTGGACTGATCAATGCGGTACTACGCAATTATCAACGTAGCCAAGAAGAGTTGGATGCGAAATCAGTAAGTCATGACTCAGGAAAATATGGTCATCCGGGCTGGTTATTGAAAATGCTACAACAAGCTTACCCAGAACAATGGGAAAATATTGTTGAAGCCAATAACAGTAAAGCACCAATGTGGTTACGTGTTAATAGCCAACACCACACTCGTGATGAATATATAGCTCTACTTGAAAAAGAAGAGATCAGTGTTACGCCACATAGCCAAGCGACGGATGCTCTGTTATTAGATAAAGCGCGTGATGTATATACACTTCCTGGCTTTGAGCAAGGTTGGGTATCAGTACAAGATGCTGCTGCTCAATTATCAGCAGAGTACCTACAACCTCAAAATGGCGAATTAATTCTTGATTGCTGTGCTGCTCCAGGTGGTAAAACAGCGCACATTCTAGAACGCACACAAGATACCAGTGTGGTTGCTATTGATTGTGATGAAACACGTTTAAAACGAGTTTATGAAAACTTAGAGCGTTTAAACCTTAAAGCACAAGTTATTTGTGGTGATGCTCGCCATCCAGAAGAATGGTGGAAAGGCGAACAATTTGACCGCATTTTATTGGATGCACCTTGTTCTGCAACAGGGGTTATTCGTCGTCACCCAGACATCAAGTGGTTACGTCGCTCAGAAGACATTAAAGCACTGGCTGAACTGCAAAGTGAAATCTTTGACGCTATGTGGTTACAGTTAAAATCTGGCGGCACCATGGTTTATGCGACTTGTTCAATTACGCCTTTAGAAAACTGTGATCAGGTAAAAGCGTTTTTAGCACGAACAAGTGATGCAACATTAATTGATAATACAGATCCTGAAAAACCAGGACGTCAAATTCTTCCAGGTGAAGAGAATATGGACGGCTTCTACTACGCTGTTCTACAAAAAGCCTAATCGGAATACGAGCGAGCAAACGGTATGAAAATCATCATCTTAGGTGCAGGTCAAGTGGGCGGCACATTAGCTGAGAACTTGGTGGGCGAAAACAACGATATTACGGTTGTTGATAAGAGCTCTGAACGACTGCGTGAGTTGCAAGATAAATACGATTTACGTGTAGTTCAAGGGTTTGCTAGTCACCCAGATACATTAAGAGAAGCCGGTGCACAAGATGCCGATATGTTAGTTGCCGTCACTAATTCCGACGAAACGAACATGATTGCCTGTCAAATTGCATTTACTGTATTTAATACACCAAACCGTATTGCTCGTATTCGTTCTCCTGAATATTTAAGAGAAAAAG encodes:
- the rsmB gene encoding 16S rRNA (cytosine(967)-C(5))-methyltransferase RsmB, with the protein product MNVRAAAAKVIYQVVDQGHSLSSALPKAQSEIKPRDQALLQEICYGVLRFLPRLESVAQSLMDKPLKGKQRVFHHLILVGIYQLSFMRIPAHAAVAETVEGTKNLKGPKLRGLINAVLRNYQRSQEELDAKSVSHDSGKYGHPGWLLKMLQQAYPEQWENIVEANNSKAPMWLRVNSQHHTRDEYIALLEKEEISVTPHSQATDALLLDKARDVYTLPGFEQGWVSVQDAAAQLSAEYLQPQNGELILDCCAAPGGKTAHILERTQDTSVVAIDCDETRLKRVYENLERLNLKAQVICGDARHPEEWWKGEQFDRILLDAPCSATGVIRRHPDIKWLRRSEDIKALAELQSEIFDAMWLQLKSGGTMVYATCSITPLENCDQVKAFLARTSDATLIDNTDPEKPGRQILPGEENMDGFYYAVLQKA